From a region of the Sphingopyxis sp. YR583 genome:
- a CDS encoding flagellin N-terminal helical domain-containing protein, whose product MTVINTNVSALRAQNNSRVANQMQSQAMERLSSGKRINSAKDDAAGLAIATRMDASARGLTQAIRNANDGISLAQTADSAAGSIADILVRMRDLAMQASTGTLGDDDRTAIQTEVTALIAQIDDVAGRTTFNGTALLDGTADLDIQTGLNDGEVVNIVIEDLQAAGLGVDGLDFSTAAGASGALATLDTAIQTVATERANLGAQQNRLSSAVDNLTSTVTNLSESKSRIEDADFSVESTNLAAAGILAQASTAMLAQANQSQQGVMNLLR is encoded by the coding sequence ATGACCGTCATCAACACCAATGTGAGCGCGCTTCGCGCCCAGAATAACTCGCGTGTTGCCAACCAGATGCAGTCGCAGGCGATGGAACGCCTGTCGAGCGGCAAGCGCATCAACAGCGCCAAGGACGACGCAGCCGGCCTCGCCATCGCGACCCGCATGGACGCCAGCGCCCGCGGCCTGACGCAGGCGATCCGCAACGCCAACGACGGCATTTCGCTGGCGCAGACCGCCGACAGCGCCGCCGGCAGCATCGCGGACATCCTCGTTCGTATGCGTGACCTTGCGATGCAGGCTTCGACCGGCACGCTCGGCGACGACGACCGCACCGCGATCCAGACCGAAGTCACCGCGCTGATCGCGCAGATCGACGACGTTGCGGGCCGCACGACCTTCAACGGTACCGCGCTGCTCGACGGCACGGCCGATCTCGACATCCAGACCGGCCTCAACGACGGCGAAGTCGTGAACATCGTGATCGAAGACCTCCAGGCCGCCGGCCTCGGCGTCGACGGTCTCGACTTCTCGACCGCAGCTGGTGCTTCGGGTGCGCTCGCGACGCTCGACACCGCGATCCAGACGGTTGCCACCGAACGCGCCAACTTGGGTGCGCAGCAGAACCGCCTGAGCTCGGCTGTCGACAATTTGACGTCGACCGTCACGAATCTGTCGGAATCGAAGTCGCGCATCGAAGACGCCGATTTCTCGGTCGAATCGACGAACCTCGCGGCTGCCGGCATCCTGGCGCAGGCATCGACCGCGATGCTCGCTCAGGCGAACCAGAGCCAGCAGGGCGTGATGAACCTGCTTCGCTAA
- a CDS encoding FliH/SctL family protein yields MSDHSAETGFAPVSLADAMARGTGFRPISFAPSAYAPQPVEESIDEPALDDPFALGLAEGQRLAEAAFVAERHQLLALLAGAEALQDEPSEELAQLIATTVERLVRQIVATAPIDTEWLQAQVDTATAMIADADKARTLRVHPDDAALLADAPLAMAIESDAAMMRGTVRIETSTGWIEHGRAVYIDELRTALGTGHAA; encoded by the coding sequence ATGTCTGATCACTCCGCCGAAACCGGCTTTGCGCCCGTCAGCCTGGCCGACGCCATGGCGCGCGGCACCGGCTTTCGCCCGATCTCCTTCGCGCCTTCGGCCTATGCTCCGCAGCCCGTCGAAGAAAGCATCGACGAGCCCGCGCTCGACGATCCTTTCGCGCTTGGCCTGGCCGAAGGCCAGCGCCTCGCCGAAGCCGCCTTTGTCGCCGAACGCCACCAACTGCTCGCATTGCTCGCCGGTGCCGAAGCGCTGCAGGACGAACCGAGCGAAGAGCTGGCACAGCTGATCGCGACGACGGTCGAGCGGCTGGTCCGCCAGATCGTCGCGACCGCACCGATCGATACCGAATGGTTGCAAGCGCAGGTCGACACCGCCACCGCGATGATCGCCGACGCCGACAAGGCGCGCACGCTCCGGGTCCATCCCGACGATGCCGCGCTGCTCGCCGACGCGCCGCTCGCAATGGCGATCGAAAGCGACGCCGCGATGATGCGCGGTACGGTGCGCATCGAAACCTCCACTGGTTGGATCGAGCACGGCCGCGCCGTCTATATCGACGAACTTCGCACCGCGCTCGGCACGGGACACGCCGCATGA
- the fliE gene encoding flagellar hook-basal body complex protein FliE has protein sequence MSAIDPSRLLQMRSSILNQNQALQRAAGQGGIGGGANAEGAPDFGAAINNALQQVNAQQSKASQISEAYERGDTHDIVSVMIERQKASLGFETTLQVRNKLLSAYRDIMNMPV, from the coding sequence ATGAGCGCGATTGACCCGAGCCGGCTGCTGCAGATGCGCAGTTCGATTCTCAATCAGAACCAGGCGTTGCAGCGCGCCGCGGGCCAGGGCGGCATCGGCGGCGGTGCCAACGCCGAGGGAGCGCCCGATTTCGGTGCCGCGATCAACAACGCACTGCAACAGGTCAACGCCCAGCAGTCGAAGGCGAGCCAGATCAGCGAAGCCTATGAACGCGGCGACACGCACGACATCGTCAGCGTGATGATCGAGCGCCAGAAGGCCTCGCTCGGCTTCGAAACCACCCTGCAAGTCCGCAACAAGCTGCTGTCCGCGTATCGCGACATCATGAACATGCCGGTGTAA
- a CDS encoding FliI/YscN family ATPase has product MTRRLAMSAQQLLDPVDLAGASPRRIGTLVAHEGIMLEVSGFPQPLGSNVRIKSADNDYVYGEVVGFRGHRSLVLPFDMNKPLVTGAPVEPHGASSMVPVGKTLLGRIMDAQGNPLDGRPAIKSQFQWPLAGRKVNPLRRGRVTKPLNMGVRAINGLLTVGEGQRVAIIAGSGVGKSVLMGQMIAGTECDVIVVGLIGERSREVSDFVETKLPPEVRKKSVVVAVPADHPPLLRLRAAMRATAIAEAFRAEGKKVLLLIDSLTRVAHAQREIGLTLGEPPTMKGYPPSVFALIPSLCERAGIDRETGGSVTALYTVLADGGDIDDPVVDSARAIVDGHIILSRQLAEQGVYPAIDVARSLSRTMVDSVDPEHAAAAARFRQLWSAYEENRDLMLMGAYVAGADPVLDTAIARHADQLAYVSQPAKAQVDFDISRQALIEGYSA; this is encoded by the coding sequence ATGACGCGCCGCCTTGCCATGAGCGCGCAGCAACTGCTCGACCCCGTCGACCTGGCTGGCGCCAGCCCGCGCCGCATCGGCACGCTCGTCGCGCACGAGGGAATCATGCTCGAAGTGTCGGGTTTCCCGCAGCCGCTCGGCAGCAACGTCCGCATTAAGTCGGCCGACAATGATTATGTCTATGGCGAAGTCGTCGGTTTCCGCGGTCACCGCAGCCTCGTCCTGCCGTTCGACATGAACAAGCCGCTGGTCACCGGCGCGCCGGTCGAGCCGCACGGTGCCAGCTCGATGGTCCCCGTTGGCAAGACACTGCTCGGCCGCATCATGGATGCGCAGGGCAACCCCCTCGACGGCCGCCCCGCGATCAAGTCGCAATTCCAGTGGCCGCTCGCCGGTCGCAAGGTCAATCCGCTGCGCCGCGGCCGCGTAACCAAACCGCTCAACATGGGCGTGCGCGCCATCAACGGCCTGCTCACCGTCGGTGAAGGCCAGCGCGTCGCAATCATCGCGGGCTCGGGGGTCGGCAAGTCGGTCCTGATGGGCCAGATGATCGCCGGTACCGAATGCGACGTCATCGTCGTCGGGCTGATCGGCGAGCGCAGCCGCGAAGTCAGCGACTTCGTCGAAACCAAACTGCCCCCGGAGGTCCGCAAGAAGTCGGTCGTCGTCGCGGTTCCCGCTGATCATCCGCCCTTGCTTCGCCTGCGCGCCGCGATGCGCGCAACCGCGATCGCCGAAGCTTTCCGCGCCGAGGGCAAGAAGGTACTGCTGCTGATCGACAGCTTGACCCGCGTCGCGCACGCGCAGCGCGAGATCGGACTGACGCTCGGCGAGCCCCCGACAATGAAGGGTTATCCGCCGTCGGTCTTCGCGCTGATCCCCTCGCTGTGCGAACGCGCCGGTATCGATCGTGAAACCGGCGGTTCGGTCACCGCGCTCTATACCGTGCTCGCCGATGGCGGCGACATCGACGATCCGGTCGTCGATTCGGCGCGCGCGATCGTCGACGGTCATATCATCCTGTCGCGCCAGCTCGCCGAACAGGGCGTCTATCCGGCGATCGACGTCGCCCGCTCGCTGTCGCGCACGATGGTCGATTCGGTCGATCCCGAACATGCCGCCGCCGCAGCCCGCTTCCGCCAGCTCTGGTCCGCCTATGAAGAGAATCGCGACCTGATGCTGATGGGCGCTTACGTCGCCGGCGCCGATCCCGTGCTCGACACCGCCATCGCGCGTCACGCCGACCAGCTCGCCTATGTTTCGCAGCCTGCCAAGGCGCAGGTCGATTTCGACATTTCCCGCCAAGCCCTGATTGAAGGATATTCCGCATGA
- the fliL gene encoding flagellar basal body-associated FliL family protein — protein sequence MAKDNVEGAPKKKGKFKKLLFIGVGAIALIGAGAGAGIYFGALQAHEAKPEDNYPKLVVRGEGEPEAAAEGEGKEAAPKVGTVSVPNDKYKVDPKKYEITYYPITDAFTTNLADGSGFLQIGISLSTFYDGKVINNIKRQAVPIRSVVLMVLAEQDPALLSTSQGKQRLQRQLTAAINDVLREKEGFGGIDNVYFTSLVIQ from the coding sequence ATGGCCAAGGATAATGTCGAAGGCGCCCCCAAGAAAAAGGGCAAGTTCAAGAAACTGCTGTTCATCGGCGTCGGCGCGATCGCGCTGATCGGCGCGGGCGCCGGCGCGGGCATTTATTTCGGCGCTCTGCAGGCGCATGAAGCAAAGCCCGAGGATAATTATCCCAAGCTTGTCGTGCGCGGCGAAGGCGAGCCCGAAGCCGCCGCCGAAGGCGAAGGCAAGGAAGCGGCACCGAAGGTCGGCACGGTATCGGTTCCCAACGACAAATATAAGGTGGATCCCAAGAAATATGAGATCACCTATTACCCGATCACCGACGCCTTCACGACGAACCTCGCCGACGGATCGGGCTTCCTGCAGATCGGTATCAGCCTTTCGACCTTCTACGACGGCAAGGTTATCAATAATATCAAACGGCAGGCCGTGCCAATTCGCTCGGTCGTGCTAATGGTGCTCGCCGAACAGGATCCGGCTCTGCTCTCCACATCGCAGGGGAAACAGCGGCTTCAACGCCAGTTGACCGCCGCAATCAACGATGTGCTGCGCGAAAAGGAAGGTTTCGGGGGTATCGACAATGTCTATTTCACAAGCCTGGTGATTCAGTGA
- the fliG gene encoding flagellar motor switch protein FliG: MPEVAELDNAPAPAAIEGSAAAAILLMLLDESEAATIMKQLDPDEVRQLAKAMFDTANASEQQIGLALDRFVTRSRDVSALAIGADMRIRTVINEAVGNVRADNILAAVAPQRSAASLEMLRWMDVDAISGLLASEHPQVGALILSVLVPDVAARAIETLDEVLQADLVLRAAMLTSVPAAAIEDLESVLASANVDGQRVAKQAIGGPSDVAKIMKKMPKQLSERTLRSLKKHDRILAQTIEEEMFIFENLRDLDKKSLSSVLRSVDAAQLAIALKGADEDMVDMCLATMSQRAAETIRDEMTEMTMVKRADVDDAQKSVMQIVRQMAAAGEIMIAGGGDDYV, translated from the coding sequence GTGCCTGAAGTCGCCGAATTGGATAACGCCCCCGCACCGGCCGCGATCGAAGGGTCGGCCGCCGCCGCGATCCTGTTGATGCTGCTCGACGAAAGCGAGGCTGCGACGATCATGAAGCAGCTCGATCCCGACGAGGTGCGCCAGCTTGCCAAGGCGATGTTCGACACCGCCAACGCCAGCGAACAGCAGATCGGGCTGGCGCTCGACCGTTTCGTGACGCGCAGCCGCGACGTCAGCGCGTTGGCGATCGGCGCCGACATGCGCATTCGCACCGTGATCAACGAAGCCGTGGGCAACGTCCGCGCCGACAATATCCTCGCCGCCGTCGCGCCGCAGCGGAGCGCCGCGTCGCTCGAAATGTTGCGCTGGATGGATGTCGACGCGATCAGCGGGCTGCTCGCCAGCGAGCATCCGCAGGTCGGCGCCCTGATCCTCTCGGTGCTCGTCCCCGATGTCGCCGCCCGCGCGATCGAAACGCTCGACGAAGTGCTGCAGGCCGATCTCGTGCTCCGCGCCGCCATGCTCACCTCGGTTCCCGCCGCCGCGATCGAAGATCTCGAATCGGTGCTCGCCAGCGCCAATGTCGACGGCCAGCGCGTCGCCAAGCAGGCGATCGGCGGCCCGAGCGACGTCGCAAAAATCATGAAGAAGATGCCGAAGCAGCTGTCGGAGCGCACGCTCCGCTCGCTGAAGAAGCACGACCGCATCCTTGCGCAGACGATCGAAGAAGAGATGTTCATCTTCGAAAATCTGCGCGACCTCGACAAGAAGAGCCTCAGCAGCGTTCTGCGCTCGGTCGATGCCGCCCAGCTTGCGATCGCGCTCAAGGGCGCCGACGAGGATATGGTCGACATGTGCCTCGCCACCATGTCGCAGCGCGCTGCCGAAACGATCCGCGACGAAATGACCGAAATGACGATGGTCAAGCGCGCCGATGTCGACGACGCGCAGAAGAGCGTGATGCAGATCGTGCGCCAGATGGCCGCGGCAGGCGAAATCATGATCGCTGGCGGAGGCGACGACTATGTCTGA
- a CDS encoding flagellar hook-length control protein FliK, translating to MMSAPSLPAQQGAMPAGFATFLANIGQLPDGGGEGGFDQLLAAAPVANAATTIKIDPALALDAMASQIETPAQTDVAVETPVVKTEPTNTDPAALATNLLIALNGSISGATPASGKTSPANAEADAASPDTAETGESAATASTTNWAAIVAAAIPAAAKPAKPVDAAPASADTSPPALPVAARPRDAAAPIIAGAEAPAAKPIDAAPSMTILFTQPAAQGTATLAGVSAPVQIAERVLDLDSDGAWIDQLARDIAATKSDSGDISFRLMPKHLGRLDVAMQMGDEGVSLKMDTHHEATATIVTAAQGRLVDELRQQGVRVTGAEVTCTPGETGRQSQSQGQARAGAPDTAHLIETATERAEPRDEERAADRRGRFA from the coding sequence ATGATGAGCGCCCCCTCTCTCCCGGCGCAACAGGGTGCGATGCCCGCGGGCTTTGCAACCTTCCTCGCTAATATCGGCCAGCTTCCCGACGGTGGCGGCGAAGGCGGTTTCGACCAGCTTCTCGCCGCTGCTCCGGTTGCGAACGCCGCCACGACGATCAAGATCGATCCCGCGCTGGCTCTCGATGCCATGGCTTCGCAGATCGAAACCCCCGCGCAAACCGACGTCGCGGTCGAGACTCCCGTCGTGAAGACCGAACCCACGAACACCGATCCGGCGGCACTGGCCACGAACCTTCTTATCGCGCTGAACGGCAGCATTTCCGGAGCGACGCCCGCATCGGGCAAGACGAGTCCGGCCAATGCCGAAGCGGATGCCGCATCGCCGGACACGGCGGAGACCGGCGAGTCCGCGGCAACGGCATCCACGACCAATTGGGCCGCGATCGTCGCGGCAGCAATCCCTGCCGCTGCGAAACCCGCGAAGCCGGTGGATGCTGCGCCGGCTTCGGCCGACACGAGCCCGCCCGCACTTCCTGTTGCCGCGCGTCCGCGCGACGCCGCCGCACCGATCATCGCCGGTGCCGAGGCGCCGGCTGCCAAGCCGATCGACGCAGCGCCGTCGATGACGATCCTCTTCACCCAGCCCGCCGCGCAGGGCACCGCCACGCTCGCCGGCGTGAGCGCGCCGGTACAGATCGCCGAACGCGTGCTCGACCTGGACAGCGACGGCGCGTGGATCGACCAGCTCGCGCGCGATATCGCCGCGACGAAATCGGACAGCGGCGATATCAGCTTTCGCCTGATGCCGAAGCATCTCGGCCGCCTCGACGTCGCGATGCAAATGGGCGACGAAGGCGTATCGCTGAAGATGGACACCCACCATGAAGCGACCGCGACGATCGTCACCGCCGCGCAGGGCCGGCTCGTCGACGAACTGCGCCAGCAGGGCGTGCGCGTCACCGGCGCCGAAGTGACCTGCACCCCGGGCGAGACCGGACGCCAGTCGCAAAGCCAAGGTCAGGCCCGCGCAGGCGCGCCCGATACCGCACATCTCATCGAAACCGCAACCGAACGCGCCGAACCGCGCGACGAAGAGCGCGCCGCGGATCGCCGCGGGCGCTTCGCCTGA
- the fliF gene encoding flagellar basal-body MS-ring/collar protein FliF, with translation MAETQILTPVPNMDDGNANRLPAPVLGGRFAPLTQFMRQPAVQRALPAIAMTSAIGIAALAYFTMQAAPQAQLFAGLDDTDKAAVADALQTQGIAHSIDPTTGALTVDADKLHQARIALAGQGLPKAAPSGDSLIAALPMGSSRAIEGEALRSAREADLSRTIETIDAVKSARVHVAAAEPSLFVREDKPATASVMLTLQNGRSLSDGQVQAIRFLVASSVPGMNADQVSVIDQRGALLSETATGSDMKAFQLQLQVEDRFRRALDTLLGPMLGAGNYTVEVHADVDMSESQATRESFPENDRALTSEQITRSTSGSSAPAVGIPGALSNQPPQATTITATGPQTVPPGAPPAPGTESNENAARAYEVGREISVTHSPQGKLRRVSVAVALNQGKKALTQADLTKIDNLVKGAIGYDATRGDLVAINQRPFVAVEDTSPAFYDQGWFLPLIKQVGAILAALLAFLFIGRPMIRAAKERAAKRIAQNQELEASLLAATDRPALASGQGGREITLEMIEQAPSYEARANLVRAFVRQDSARAALVVRHLMQEGARA, from the coding sequence ATGGCCGAGACCCAGATCCTTACCCCCGTCCCCAATATGGACGACGGCAACGCGAACCGCCTCCCCGCCCCCGTCCTGGGCGGTCGCTTCGCACCGTTGACGCAGTTCATGCGCCAGCCCGCCGTCCAGCGCGCACTGCCCGCTATCGCGATGACCTCGGCGATCGGCATTGCCGCGCTCGCCTATTTCACGATGCAGGCCGCACCGCAGGCGCAGCTCTTCGCCGGGCTCGACGACACCGACAAGGCGGCCGTCGCCGACGCGCTGCAGACGCAGGGCATCGCGCACAGTATCGACCCGACCACCGGCGCGCTGACAGTCGATGCCGACAAATTGCATCAGGCGCGTATCGCGCTCGCCGGACAGGGCCTGCCCAAAGCGGCGCCGAGCGGCGACAGCCTGATCGCCGCTCTGCCCATGGGATCGAGCCGCGCGATCGAAGGCGAAGCGCTGCGCTCGGCGCGCGAAGCCGACCTGTCGCGCACGATCGAGACGATCGATGCGGTCAAGAGTGCGCGCGTCCATGTCGCCGCTGCCGAACCCAGCCTGTTTGTTCGCGAAGACAAGCCCGCCACCGCTTCGGTAATGCTGACGCTTCAGAACGGCCGCTCGCTGTCCGACGGTCAGGTGCAGGCGATCCGCTTCCTCGTCGCTTCGTCGGTGCCCGGCATGAACGCCGATCAGGTGTCGGTGATCGATCAGCGCGGCGCGCTGCTGTCGGAAACCGCGACCGGCAGCGATATGAAAGCCTTTCAGCTCCAGCTGCAGGTCGAGGACCGCTTCCGCCGCGCGCTCGACACCCTGCTCGGCCCGATGCTCGGTGCCGGCAATTATACCGTCGAAGTCCACGCCGACGTCGACATGTCCGAAAGCCAGGCGACGCGCGAAAGCTTTCCCGAGAATGATCGTGCGCTGACTAGCGAACAGATCACGCGCTCGACCAGCGGCTCAAGCGCCCCCGCAGTCGGCATCCCCGGCGCGCTGTCGAACCAGCCGCCGCAGGCGACGACAATCACCGCGACCGGCCCGCAGACGGTTCCGCCCGGCGCCCCCCCCGCGCCCGGAACCGAGAGCAACGAAAATGCCGCGCGCGCCTATGAAGTCGGCCGCGAGATTTCGGTCACCCACTCGCCGCAGGGCAAACTGCGCCGCGTCTCGGTCGCCGTCGCGCTCAATCAGGGGAAGAAGGCGCTGACGCAGGCCGATCTCACCAAGATCGACAATCTGGTGAAGGGCGCGATCGGTTATGACGCGACGCGCGGCGACCTGGTCGCGATCAACCAGCGTCCGTTCGTCGCGGTCGAAGACACGTCGCCTGCCTTTTACGATCAAGGCTGGTTCCTGCCGCTGATCAAACAGGTCGGCGCGATCCTCGCCGCGCTGCTCGCCTTCCTGTTCATCGGTCGCCCGATGATCCGCGCCGCCAAGGAGCGCGCCGCGAAACGCATCGCGCAGAATCAGGAACTCGAAGCCTCGCTCCTCGCCGCGACCGACCGCCCGGCCCTTGCCAGCGGTCAGGGCGGCCGCGAAATCACCCTCGAGATGATCGAGCAGGCGCCGAGCTATGAAGCGCGCGCCAATCTCGTCCGCGCCTTTGTCCGTCAGGATTCGGCGCGCGCCGCGCTGGTCGTCCGTCACCTGATGCAGGAGGGCGCCCGTGCCTGA